GGCTTGACACGCTTGACGAACGTCGGATCCAAGTCCTCCAGGCAGTGCTTCGCCAACTCCGCCGGATCCGACGTATTGAGGTAGCGCGCTGGAATAATTACATCGGTATCAACGTCGCGTCCATACCGGAACACCGTTCCCCTGAATTGCATTTCCGCACCTCCGTAAACCGCACCCGGGGCGTGGCCCTTGTCCCCGCGCGCAGTTTTTGCGCCAGCAAACTGTTTGAGCACGGGGACAAGGGCCATGCCCCCGCAACGATCTACAAATCAGACGGCAGGGCAATGTGGCCCATGATGGCTGACGCCGCTGCCACGGCAGGGCTCGCCAGGTAGACCTCCGAGGTCGGATCGCCCATCCTTCCGACGAAGTTTCTATTGGTCGTGGAGATGCACCTCTCGCCGGCGGCGAGGATGCCCATGTAGCCGCCGAGGCAGGGCCCACAGGTGGGCGTGGAGACCACGCAGTGCGCGTTGACGAAGATGTCCATGAGGCCCTCGTGGACGCACTCGAGCCAGACGCCCTGAGTCGCGGGGATCACGATGCAGCGTACGTTGTCGTTGACCGTGCGACCGCACAGGACCTCGGCCGCCGCGCGCATGTCCTCGATGCGACCGTTGGTGCACGAGCCAATGACGGCCTGATCAACGAAGATGTGACGGCTCTCGGTGACCGGGTGGGTGTTGGAGGGCAGGTGCGGCCACGAGACCATGGGCACGATGTCGGCCGCGTCGATGCGCAGGACCTGCTTGTAGTGGGCATCGGGGTCCGGATGGTACTCGACGATCTGGCGCTGGCTGCGTCGGCTCACGTAGTCGCGGCACTTCTCGTCGACCTCGAACAGGCCCGCCTTGCCGCCCGCCTCGATGGCCATGTTGGCGATGGTCAGACGCCCCTCGACCGAAAGGTCCTCGATCGTGGAGCCCGCGAACTCCATGGCCTGGTAAAGGGCACCGTCAACGCCGATAAGCCCGATCACGTAGAGGATGATGTCCTTGGCCGTGGCACCCGGTGGCAGCTCGCCCTCGACCTCGATGCGGATGGTCTCGGGCACCTTGAACCAGGCGCGCCCGGTGGCCATGCCCACGCCGGCGTCCGTGGAGCCCACGCCCGTGGAGAAGGCCCCGATGCCGCCGTAGGTACAGGTGTGGGAGTCGGCGCCGATCACGAGGTCGCCCGGAACCACGATGCCGCGCTCGGGCAGCAGCGCGTGCTCGATGCCCATGCAGCCCTGCTCGAAGTAGTGGGTGATGGCCATCTCGTGGGCGAAGTCGCGCGTGACCTTGGTCTGCTCGGCGCTCTTGATGTCCTTGTTGGGCGCGTAGTGATCGGGCACCAGGCAGATCTTGTCCTTGTCGAAGACGCTCGCGCCAATCTCGCGCACGGTCTTGATGGCGATAGGGGCCGTGATGTCGTTGGCGAGCACGAGGTCCAGGTCGCACTCAACGAGCTGGCCCGGCACGACCTCCTCGAGCCCCGCATGGGCCGCGAGTATCTTCTCCGCCATGGTCTGTGCCATGTCTCTTCCCTCCTGAAAGTCGGGGTCCCGATCGTGCTACAACACCCCTACGCTCTCATTAACGTACAACTTACAATAAGAAAAAATTACAGAGCTTACGAAAAGTACGGGAACACCCGCCGCAGAAACGCCGACGAGCAGGCCCGGCGCCCGTCTTGTCCGGCGAGTTTTTGCGCGCCCTCCGCGCAAACTGCTCGAGCCGGCAAGACGGGCGCCGGGCCGGACCTACTTGCCTTCCTTCGCCCGCGCCGTCTGGATCATCCGGTTGATGGCGTTCACGTACGCCTTCGCGCTCGACACGATGATGTCGTTGTCCGCGCCGCGGCCGGTGTAGATACGCCCGTCGTCTGCGGTGATGCGGGCCGTGACCTCGCCGATGGCGTCGATGCCGCGCGTGACGGCCTTGACCGAGAACTCGGAGAGGTCGCCGTGAACCGCCACGACCTTGTCAATGGCCTTGTAGGAGGCATCCACGGGGCCCGAGCCCGTCGCGCAGACCACGTGCGTGGCGCCAACCTCATCGGTAATGGTCGCGGTGGCCGTGGGGACGAGCGGGTTTCCGCAGCTCACCTGCAGCGCATCGAGCGTATAGACGGCGGCCACCTCGCGCTGGCGCTCCTGGACCATCGACTCGAGGTCCTCGTTGTAGACCTCCTTCTTCTGGTCCGCAATCTCAAGGAAGCGCTGGTAGACCTCATCGAACTCAGAGTCGACGAAGGTGTAGCCCAGCTCGGAGAGGCGGTGGCGCAGAGCCGCGTGGCCGCTGCGGGCGGAGAGGATGATCTCGGAGCCGGCCGCGCCCACGTCGGCGGGATCAATGATCTCATAGGTGTCACGTGCCTTGAGGACGCCGTCCTGGTGGATGCCCGAGGAGTGCGCGAAGGCGTTGGCGCCCACGATGGCCTTGTTGGCCTGCACGTTCATGCCCGTGATGCGGCTGACCAGACGGCTCGCGCGCGTAAGCTCGCGGGTCACGATGTCGGTGTGGGCGTCGAGCTCGTCACCGTGCATCTTGATGGCCATGACGACCTCCTCGAGCGCGGTGTTGCCGGCTCGCTCGCCCAGGCCGTTGATTGTGCACTCCACCTGAGTGGCGCCGTTTCTCACGCCCTGAAGGGCGAGCGCGGTAGCCATGCCCAGGTCGTTATGGGTATGGACCGCAATGGTCACGTTCTCTATGCCTATGACGTTGTCCACCAGGCTCCTGATGCGCGCGCCGAAGTCCTCCGGCATGGAGTAGCCCGTGGTGTCGGGGATGTTGACCACGGTGGCGCCGGCGTCAACGGCAGCCTGGATCACGCGGATGAGGAAGGCCTGGTCGGAGCGACCGGCGTCCTCCGCGTAGAACTCGACGTCGTTCACGTAGCGCTTGGCGTAGGAAACGCAGTGCGTCGCGCGCGCGACGCACTCGTCCTCGCTAATGTGGAGCTTCTCGCGCAGGTGGCTCGGGGACACGCCCAGGCCCGTGTGGATGCGCGGGCGCTTGGCGCTCCTGAGGGCCTCGGCCGCGCAGTCGATGTCCGCGTCAACGGCGCGCGTGAGGCCACAGACCACGCAGTCATCTCCGGCCAGGCGGCCTATCTCTGACACGGAGCGAAAGTCACCGGGACTCGAGATGGGAAAGCCCGCCTCGATCACGTCGACGCCCAGGCGAATGAGCTGCTGGGCAATGACGAGCTTCTCCTCCGTGTTCATGGAGGCGCCGGGCGACTGCTCGCCGTCGCGCAGGGTGGTGTCAAAGATGTGAATCTTCCTGGTCATGGTGTGTCCCATCGTTCGTGCGCCCTCAGGGCGCGTCTGGCGAGAAGGGAGGGCCGTGCGATGTCACGAGAAGAGAAGAGGCTGCGGGGCAAAGGCGCGCCGGTTACGGCCGGCGACTCGACGTCACGCGCGCAGGAGGCAGCGCCGTCCTAGCGCGCGCTGGGTAGCGGGAGGGTAAGGTCCAGGTCAAGGGCTAGAAGCTCAGAGCCGCCGAGAAAATCGCGTGCCATTGCGCACCCGCTCACTCGAACGCCTGCAGCCTCGTGCCGTGCCATGGTACCTCCCTTGATACGGCGCCCACATCGGGCGCTTATGAAGGCACTATCGCACAGACGCACCCTCATTCACGTAACAGTAGCGCGCCGGAAACATTCCCGGCACGTTTTTGAGAACCCAAACTCAAAAAGACGGCTGTAGTTAAAAGTACTTTTGCAGATACTCTCTAAGTGCCTTATTCTCCACGTAGACGTGCGTTCCAAAGATTCCCCGCGTAAGAAGGACGTAGTAGATATTTATGAGGTAGCGAGTCAGCTCCTCCGGCTTGGCTGTAGCGTAGCCGTTTCTGTCAAAGTAACTGCTCTTGTTTGCCCAGAGCCTGCCCGTTTGGGTGTCGAGCTCGAGGTCATTCCCGATGATGACATAGGCATAGCTCAAATCGTAGCCTTGGGAACACCTCCAAAAGCTCGGAGACCTCCAGGCTAATCGAGATGGCAAGACCTTTCGGATTGTGAAACTGTGCCCAGTCTCGCGCGTCTCTGAATGCAAGAGCTCGTTTTGATGCCTCTTCGAATTTCATTGTCCCCCTAGCGCACAGAGGTACTCTTCGGTGGTGGTTCGTTTACTCGTCCTCATCGGGCGTGAAGGGCCCCGTGATGAACGGCTTTCTGGTCTCGTCCACCCCAGCGAGGCTCAGCGCATAGGCAAAGCCAAAGAACACAGGCAGCACCGGCACCGCGAACGAGACGAACAAGAACACCACCATGAAGGCGGACAGGGAGCTCCCCGCATCGCCCGCCAGCAGGGGAACGAACGCGAGGACCGTGTTGGCCAGAACCAGGACGTCAAGCACCCTCAGCGCCACGCGCACGGCACGCCGCAGCTTGATCTTCTTGAACCAGGCAATGAGAAGACCCGCAAGGGCCCCCAGCGAGAACATGCTCACCGGACCTGCGAGGATAATCATCACCTGCACGAGCACGCCCGACTGAACGGCCACGGGGCCCGCCTCGCTGTCCAGCCCGCGATACCACACCTCAAACGCGCCGCAGATCATGACCACGAGGATCAAACCGATCAGGTTCACGAGGAACGTGATTTTCTTCACAACAATCTCCCCCGGCTGCAAGGGAAGCGTATGCTCTTCCCTATCCGATACCGTGGCCATTGTACCCGCACCTCCGCACCCCTTGGCCCAACGAGAGAGGCCCTGATCGTGATCAGTGAAACTGCAGTTCAAAAGCAGAAAAAGCAAAAGCCCGCCCCCCGTCCCTACACCCTCGGCGAAGAGATCGCCCACTCCGTCTCGCATGGCGTCGGCGTCCTTCTCTCCATCACGGCGCTCGTGCTGCTCGTTGCGACCGCCCTGTCACACGGCGGCGGAATACGCCTCGTCGCCGCCGTGATCATGGGTGTCTCTCTCATCCTGGAGTACCTGTTCTCGACGCTTTACCATGCCCTCGCCCCCCAATCTGCCAAGAAGATCTTCCGCGTGCTCGACCACTGTGGCATCTACCTGCTCATCGCTGGCAGCTACGCGCCCTTCTCGCTTATCACCCTCGCAGATCGGGGAGGCTTCTGGCTCACGGTGGCCATCTGGGCCATCGCGGCCGTGGGCGTCACCGCCGAGGTCCTCCTGCGCGAGCGCCAGCCCGCGTGGTTCACGGCTCTCGTTTACGTGCTCATGGGCTGGCTCGTCGTCTTCCACATCAACGACCTCCTGCTGCTCCTGCCCACGCCCGCCTTCTGGCTCCTTGTGTCCGGCGGCATCAGCTACACCGTCGGCGCGCTCTTCTACATTCCCAAGCAGATTCCCTACCTTCACTTCGTCTTCCACCTGTTCACGCTTGCCGGCAGCGTCTGCATCACGCTGTCCGCGCTGCTCTACGTCATCTGAGTTCGAATTTGCCCCAGCGGGGCAGTTGCCGCACTTCTCGGTTAGCAAACGCGTCAAGCGCCCCGTTGTGCCAGGCGAAAAGATACCGTACGGGGCAGTTGCGACATTCTTCTACTGACAAACGCGTCAAGTGCCCCGTCGCCCTAGATGGGAATTGCCCCTGCGGGGCACATGCGGCTGTTTTCAGTCGACAACCGCGTCATGTGCCCCGTTGCGCATCTGGAGACGTCGCTCTGCGGGGCACCTGCGGCACTTCTCGGTTAGCAAACGCGTCAAGCGCCCCGTCCGAGAAGCACGGCGCGTGTCGCGCGGGGCACTTGCGGCACTTCTCGGCTAATGAACACGACCAGCGCCCCACAACGACGCCCAGGTGAAGGCTACAAGATATGCCGTGCCTCGACGCGCTAAGATGGACGTCAAAACAACGATCGCACGATTCAAGGAGGCACCATGATAGACGAGAAGTTCAAGGCAGACGTCGACGCCTACGTCGACGAGGTGTGGGAGGACGTCATCGAAGACATCCGCTCGCTTGTGAAGATCGAGTCGGTCGAGGACCTCGAGCACGCCGAGCCCGACAAGCCCTGGGGGCCCAAGGCCAACGAGGCCCTGCTCGGGGGCATCAAGATCGCCGATCGCCTAGGACTTGAGACCACCAACGTCGACGGCTACCTCGGCTTCGGGGACGTGCCCGGAGCCTCTGGGCCTCAGACCTACGTCGCCACGATCGCCCACACCGACATCGTCCCCCTTGGCCTAGGCTGGAACTACCCCGCCCTCGACGTCACCCGCAAGGACGGCTACCTCATCGGCCGCGGCGTCCTGGATGACAAGGGTCCCTTCGTGCTCTCGCTCTACGTGGGCCACTTCTTTGCCCGCCGCGCCGCCGCCGGCCACGAGCTGCCGTACACGCTGCGCTGCATCATCGGCAACAACGAGGAGACCGGCATGGGGGACGTCCCCCACTACCTGGAGCGCTATCCCGAGCCCGCCTTCTGCTTCTCCCCCGATGCGGACTTCCCGCTCATCTGCGGCGAGAAGGGCGTCTACCACGGCGAGTTCTCCTCGGCTGCCGTGGCCGGCGAGAAGATCGTGGAGCTCAACGGGGGCACCGTGCCCAACGCCATCCCCGGTCAGGCCACGGCACTCGTGCGCGCCACGCTCGACGAGCTGGGAGCCGCCGACAGCATCGCCCTCGAAGACGCGGGCTCGGGACTCGTGCGCGTGGTCGCCACGGGCAAGGGGGGCCACGCCTCGCTTCCGGCGGGCACTGTCAACGCCATCGGGATTCTCGCCCGCTACCTGCTCGACCAGGGCGTCTACAGCGAGGCCGAGCACCCCTTCCTCGAGCTTCAGCGCACCCTCACCAC
This is a stretch of genomic DNA from Thermophilibacter immobilis. It encodes these proteins:
- the leuC gene encoding 3-isopropylmalate dehydratase large subunit: MAQTMAEKILAAHAGLEEVVPGQLVECDLDLVLANDITAPIAIKTVREIGASVFDKDKICLVPDHYAPNKDIKSAEQTKVTRDFAHEMAITHYFEQGCMGIEHALLPERGIVVPGDLVIGADSHTCTYGGIGAFSTGVGSTDAGVGMATGRAWFKVPETIRIEVEGELPPGATAKDIILYVIGLIGVDGALYQAMEFAGSTIEDLSVEGRLTIANMAIEAGGKAGLFEVDEKCRDYVSRRSQRQIVEYHPDPDAHYKQVLRIDAADIVPMVSWPHLPSNTHPVTESRHIFVDQAVIGSCTNGRIEDMRAAAEVLCGRTVNDNVRCIVIPATQGVWLECVHEGLMDIFVNAHCVVSTPTCGPCLGGYMGILAAGERCISTTNRNFVGRMGDPTSEVYLASPAVAAASAIMGHIALPSDL
- a CDS encoding 2-isopropylmalate synthase translates to MTRKIHIFDTTLRDGEQSPGASMNTEEKLVIAQQLIRLGVDVIEAGFPISSPGDFRSVSEIGRLAGDDCVVCGLTRAVDADIDCAAEALRSAKRPRIHTGLGVSPSHLREKLHISEDECVARATHCVSYAKRYVNDVEFYAEDAGRSDQAFLIRVIQAAVDAGATVVNIPDTTGYSMPEDFGARIRSLVDNVIGIENVTIAVHTHNDLGMATALALQGVRNGATQVECTINGLGERAGNTALEEVVMAIKMHGDELDAHTDIVTRELTRASRLVSRITGMNVQANKAIVGANAFAHSSGIHQDGVLKARDTYEIIDPADVGAAGSEIILSARSGHAALRHRLSELGYTFVDSEFDEVYQRFLEIADQKKEVYNEDLESMVQERQREVAAVYTLDALQVSCGNPLVPTATATITDEVGATHVVCATGSGPVDASYKAIDKVVAVHGDLSEFSVKAVTRGIDAIGEVTARITADDGRIYTGRGADNDIIVSSAKAYVNAINRMIQTARAKEGK
- a CDS encoding DNA/RNA helicase domain-containing protein; this translates as MSYAYVIIGNDLELDTQTGRLWANKSSYFDRNGYATAKPEELTRYLINIYYVLLTRGIFGTHVYVENKALREYLQKYF
- the trhA gene encoding PAQR family membrane homeostasis protein TrhA — translated: MISETAVQKQKKQKPAPRPYTLGEEIAHSVSHGVGVLLSITALVLLVATALSHGGGIRLVAAVIMGVSLILEYLFSTLYHALAPQSAKKIFRVLDHCGIYLLIAGSYAPFSLITLADRGGFWLTVAIWAIAAVGVTAEVLLRERQPAWFTALVYVLMGWLVVFHINDLLLLLPTPAFWLLVSGGISYTVGALFYIPKQIPYLHFVFHLFTLAGSVCITLSALLYVI
- a CDS encoding Sapep family Mn(2+)-dependent dipeptidase, which gives rise to MIDEKFKADVDAYVDEVWEDVIEDIRSLVKIESVEDLEHAEPDKPWGPKANEALLGGIKIADRLGLETTNVDGYLGFGDVPGASGPQTYVATIAHTDIVPLGLGWNYPALDVTRKDGYLIGRGVLDDKGPFVLSLYVGHFFARRAAAGHELPYTLRCIIGNNEETGMGDVPHYLERYPEPAFCFSPDADFPLICGEKGVYHGEFSSAAVAGEKIVELNGGTVPNAIPGQATALVRATLDELGAADSIALEDAGSGLVRVVATGKGGHASLPAGTVNAIGILARYLLDQGVYSEAEHPFLELQRTLTTDTDGTTMHIDSVDDKFGPLTCIAGTVRTREGRFYQTVDSRYPTSTTGEAITATLSQLAGAHDCTYRCISDTVPFYISPDSPEIKALLATYTEYTGRDAQAFVIGGGTYARHFKRACAFGAHEPTEPEPSWIGMEHGPDEGISEESLRRALKIYIVSIARLMELDLTA